The following coding sequences lie in one Maribacter forsetii DSM 18668 genomic window:
- a CDS encoding M23 family metallopeptidase, whose amino-acid sequence MKKISLGLLLLFCFSLFSQEKYPKDVFGPPMDIPIILAGTFGELRSNHFHSGVDIKTQQREGIPINAIGDGTITRIKVSLWGYGKVLYIAHPNGYTSVYGHLQKFSPRIEAYIKKLQYNKKSFEVEVFPDYGELKVSKGELIAYSGNTGGSAGPHLHFEIRSSISEKPTNPLMYGLEVADATNPILEKLFIYPLTDNSHVNNNYARTQINVSKQKDGTFLADKVTALGEIGVGFIGFDRLDMAANKNGVYSVELSVNGKVYSLYDFEKFSFGETRYINTLVDYDYYGRNRQKIQKSFKSPGNKLSIYKDIYNDGKVKINEGLSYNAKLLIKDYAGNKIEVNIPIEGVKNLLGNKKVIEKTENYVIAKKPNNFDLDGAKVYFPTNTFYEDFYIDLKKGKDTVTIHTNTVPAHRNFTITFDVSKYSQEERKQLFIARLDSKLRPNHANTYKRGNEFTTRTRNLGTYTLAKDTVAPTIRTKNFKEKQWLNNYKYLSVQIADDLSGVAKYSATLNGEWILMEYEPKRNTLTYNFDDKIADQTQCVLEVTVTDNVGNTNTLSTSFYRK is encoded by the coding sequence ATGAAAAAAATATCCCTTGGTCTGTTATTATTATTTTGTTTTAGTCTTTTCTCACAAGAAAAATATCCGAAAGATGTTTTTGGTCCACCAATGGATATCCCCATTATTTTAGCGGGTACTTTTGGCGAGTTACGTTCCAATCATTTTCATTCTGGTGTTGATATAAAAACACAGCAGCGAGAGGGAATCCCGATCAACGCAATAGGTGATGGTACTATAACCCGAATAAAAGTTTCTCTTTGGGGTTACGGTAAAGTGCTCTATATAGCCCACCCAAACGGGTATACATCAGTTTATGGTCACCTTCAAAAATTTTCACCTAGAATTGAAGCCTACATCAAGAAATTACAATACAATAAAAAATCTTTCGAAGTAGAAGTATTTCCTGATTACGGGGAGTTAAAAGTTTCTAAAGGAGAACTTATTGCCTATAGCGGTAATACAGGTGGTTCTGCAGGTCCGCATTTACATTTTGAAATACGAAGTAGTATTTCTGAAAAACCCACCAATCCGTTAATGTACGGTTTAGAGGTTGCCGATGCTACTAATCCTATTTTAGAAAAATTATTTATTTATCCGTTAACAGATAACTCTCATGTTAATAATAATTACGCAAGAACACAGATAAACGTTAGTAAACAGAAAGATGGTACATTTTTAGCGGATAAAGTAACTGCTTTAGGTGAAATTGGAGTTGGCTTTATTGGATTTGATAGGTTAGATATGGCCGCCAATAAAAATGGTGTTTATAGTGTAGAACTTAGTGTAAACGGCAAAGTGTATTCTTTATATGATTTTGAGAAATTTTCATTTGGAGAAACCAGATATATAAACACACTTGTAGATTATGATTATTACGGTAGAAATAGGCAAAAAATTCAAAAAAGTTTTAAATCGCCAGGTAACAAGCTTAGTATTTACAAAGACATATATAATGATGGCAAAGTTAAAATAAACGAAGGCTTAAGTTATAACGCCAAATTATTGATTAAAGATTATGCTGGTAATAAAATTGAGGTCAACATACCTATTGAAGGAGTAAAGAATCTATTGGGCAATAAAAAGGTTATAGAAAAAACGGAGAACTATGTAATTGCAAAAAAACCGAATAATTTTGATTTAGACGGTGCTAAAGTATATTTCCCAACAAACACTTTTTATGAAGATTTTTATATTGACTTAAAGAAAGGAAAAGATACGGTTACCATACACACCAACACTGTGCCTGCACATAGAAACTTTACAATCACTTTTGACGTTTCTAAATATTCACAAGAAGAACGAAAGCAATTGTTTATCGCCAGATTAGATTCTAAACTTAGACCAAACCATGCAAATACGTATAAACGTGGTAATGAATTTACAACAAGAACACGTAATTTAGGAACATATACTTTAGCTAAGGATACTGTAGCGCCAACCATAAGAACCAAAAACTTTAAAGAAAAGCAATGGTTAAATAATTACAAGTACCTAAGTGTACAGATTGCAGATGACTTAAGTGGTGTAGCCAAATATTCCGCTACCTTAAACGGAGAATGGATATTAATGGAGTATGAGCCTAAGCGCAATACCCTTACTTATAATTTTGACGATAAGATTGCTGATCAAACGCAATGTGTACTTGAAGTTACCGTTACAGATAATGTAGGTAATACAAACACCTTAAGCACCTCCTTTTACAGAAAATAA
- the rny gene encoding ribonuclease Y: MDSTMIIIAAIVGLAIGFAIAKFLEKGKASKTIINAKKDAERILKDANAEGESVKKEKILQAKEKFLELKAEHEKVINNKDKKISDAEKRTRDKESQVSSELAKNKNMNSQLDSKLKDVEQKRQLFDKRHEELDKMHKSQIQQLEVISGLSADEAKNQLVESLKETAKTDAMAFIQSTVEESKLTAQQEARKIIINTIQRIGTEEAVENCVSVFNIESDDVKGRIIGREGRNIRALEAATGVEIIVDDTPEAIILSCFDSVRREVARLSLHKLVTDGRIHPARIEEIVKKTEKQIEAEIVEIGKRTVIDLGIHGLHPELIRAVGRMKYRSSYGQNLLQHSREVAKLCGVMASELGLNPKIAKRAGLLHDIGKVPNTENEIETPHAILGMQWAEKFGEKPEVCNAIGAHHDEIEMKTLIAPIVQVCDAISGARPGARRQVLDSYIQRLKDLEEIAFGFSGVQKAYAIQAGRELRVIVESEKVNDDRAAQLSFEISQKIQTDMTYPGQVKVTVIRETRAVNVAK; this comes from the coding sequence ATGGATAGTACAATGATAATTATTGCCGCAATAGTTGGGCTGGCAATCGGTTTTGCAATAGCAAAATTTTTGGAAAAAGGGAAAGCCTCTAAAACCATTATAAATGCAAAGAAAGATGCTGAACGTATTTTAAAAGATGCAAATGCTGAAGGAGAAAGTGTTAAGAAAGAAAAAATCTTACAGGCGAAAGAGAAATTCTTAGAATTAAAAGCCGAACATGAAAAGGTTATTAATAATAAGGATAAGAAGATAAGCGACGCAGAGAAGCGTACTAGAGATAAAGAATCTCAAGTGAGTAGTGAACTTGCCAAAAACAAGAACATGAACTCTCAGTTAGATAGTAAATTAAAAGATGTAGAGCAGAAAAGACAACTTTTTGATAAGCGTCATGAGGAGTTGGATAAAATGCACAAAAGTCAAATTCAACAGCTAGAAGTTATTTCTGGACTGTCTGCGGATGAGGCTAAAAATCAATTGGTAGAGAGTTTAAAAGAGACTGCAAAGACAGATGCAATGGCTTTTATACAGTCTACTGTTGAAGAATCTAAACTTACCGCACAGCAAGAAGCACGTAAAATCATTATTAATACCATTCAAAGAATTGGTACAGAAGAAGCGGTTGAAAACTGTGTGTCCGTATTCAATATAGAATCTGATGATGTTAAAGGTAGAATTATTGGTAGGGAAGGTAGAAATATTAGAGCTTTAGAAGCGGCTACCGGTGTAGAAATTATTGTTGATGATACGCCAGAAGCTATTATTCTTTCTTGTTTTGATTCTGTTAGGAGAGAAGTTGCAAGACTATCGCTTCATAAATTAGTTACAGACGGTAGAATTCACCCGGCAAGAATAGAGGAAATTGTAAAGAAAACAGAGAAGCAAATAGAGGCCGAAATTGTTGAAATAGGTAAGCGTACGGTTATAGATTTGGGTATTCACGGTTTACACCCAGAATTAATACGTGCTGTTGGTAGAATGAAGTATAGATCTTCTTACGGTCAGAACTTGTTACAACACTCTAGAGAGGTTGCTAAACTTTGTGGTGTTATGGCATCTGAATTAGGATTGAATCCTAAAATTGCTAAACGTGCCGGACTTTTACATGATATAGGTAAAGTACCTAATACCGAAAATGAAATAGAAACTCCACACGCTATCTTAGGTATGCAGTGGGCAGAGAAATTTGGAGAGAAACCAGAAGTATGTAATGCTATTGGAGCTCACCACGATGAAATTGAAATGAAAACGCTTATTGCCCCAATAGTTCAGGTTTGTGATGCCATTAGTGGTGCTAGACCAGGTGCAAGAAGACAGGTTTTAGATTCTTATATTCAACGTTTAAAGGATCTAGAAGAGATTGCATTTGGATTTAGTGGGGTACAGAAGGCTTATGCTATTCAAGCAGGTAGAGAGCTTCGTGTAATCGTTGAGAGCGAAAAAGTCAATGATGACAGAGCTGCACAATTGTCTTTCGAGATTTCTCAAAAAATACAAACCGATATGACTTATCCTGGTCAAGTGAAAGTTACTGTAATACGTGAGACAAGAGCGGTTAACGTTGCTAAGTAA
- a CDS encoding cysteine desulfurase family protein, translating to MKQVYLDNAATTQVHPNVIAKMQEALAVYGNPSSTHSFGRTAKTAIESARKIIAKYMNAQPSEIIFTSGGTEADNMIIRCAVRDLGVKTIITTRIEHHAVLHTVEELEQKGLIQLLYVDLDAFGNPDVAHLETLLQKDDSKKLVSLMHVNNEIGNKINLEEITLLSKKYDALVHSDTVQSLGHYNWDVKAFPIDFLAAAAHKFHGPKGIGFAFIRKNSGLSCMISGGSQERGLRAGTESFHNIVGLEEAFIHAYENLEEEKKYVEGIKSYFIDQITKEIPGVKFNGHSGDLEKSTYTLVNVCLPITEEKAMLLLFNLDMKGIACSKGSACQSGSDAGSHVLTQILSDEDMKKPSVRFSFSTYNTKEDIDYTIAALKDIVEA from the coding sequence ATGAAACAAGTATATTTAGATAACGCAGCCACTACACAAGTTCACCCTAATGTAATTGCAAAAATGCAAGAAGCTTTAGCTGTTTACGGAAACCCTTCTTCTACTCATAGTTTTGGAAGAACGGCAAAAACTGCTATTGAAAGTGCACGCAAAATAATTGCTAAGTATATGAACGCACAGCCGTCAGAAATTATATTTACATCTGGTGGTACAGAAGCGGATAATATGATCATTAGATGTGCAGTACGTGATCTTGGTGTAAAAACTATTATTACTACGAGAATTGAGCACCATGCAGTTTTACATACTGTTGAAGAATTGGAACAGAAAGGATTGATTCAATTGTTATATGTAGATTTAGATGCATTTGGTAATCCTGATGTAGCTCATTTAGAAACACTTTTACAAAAAGATGACTCCAAAAAATTGGTTAGCCTAATGCATGTAAATAATGAAATAGGAAATAAAATCAATTTAGAGGAAATTACCCTTTTATCTAAAAAGTATGATGCACTCGTACATTCAGATACCGTACAGTCTTTAGGACATTATAATTGGGATGTTAAAGCATTTCCGATAGATTTTTTAGCTGCTGCCGCTCATAAGTTTCATGGACCAAAAGGTATTGGTTTTGCCTTTATTCGTAAGAATTCAGGTTTAAGCTGTATGATTTCAGGTGGTTCTCAAGAACGTGGTCTTAGGGCCGGTACCGAGTCTTTTCATAATATAGTAGGTTTAGAAGAAGCTTTTATTCATGCATACGAGAACTTAGAAGAAGAAAAGAAATATGTTGAAGGCATAAAATCTTACTTTATTGATCAGATAACTAAAGAAATACCTGGTGTCAAATTTAATGGGCATTCTGGCGATTTGGAGAAGAGTACCTATACTTTGGTAAATGTATGCTTACCTATTACAGAAGAAAAAGCGATGTTGCTTTTATTTAATTTGGATATGAAAGGTATTGCTTGTTCTAAAGGTAGTGCTTGCCAGTCTGGTAGCGATGCTGGTTCTCATGTACTTACCCAGATATTATCTGATGAGGACATGAAAAAGCCATCTGTTCGTTTTTCATTCTCAACGTATAATACCAAAGAGGATATAGATTATACTATTGCAGCCTTAAAGGATATTGTGGAAGCGTAA
- a CDS encoding TonB-dependent receptor gives MKLYNVLSLILLLCSSIGFAQNATISGIVLGANNEPLPNVNISCKGLGTTTNSDGFYILEITSDIENTIVFSHIAYLDVVLEKLLLNTNETFEFNPVLKNDVTQIDGVTVSATGTKEANNILNISPEKIRKIPGANSGVETILKLLPGVSSNNELSTQYAVRGGNYDENLVYVNEIEVYRPFLIRSAQQEGLSFVNSDLVQNVKFSAGGFQAKYGDKLASVLDIKYKTPTLFSLRADVSFLGASASLETVSKNQKLSSVSGIRYRNNSLLVNTQQTQSNFNPAFTDIQSYLTYRFSPKFQLNFLGNLTVNDYKNEPLNRQTNFGTIDNPQALVVYYQGQETNKYTTALGALKGSYFLNENTTLKLISSIYHTTEEEYSDVVAAYELGDVDSNLGSDTAGEVLTSRGIGSQFNRTRNDLDALIFNLEHKGLHTMGNSILEWGAKYTHEDIRDQLRESEFIDSAGFSIRPPRSEFINNQPSEPFDAPLEAYSGLSALNFVKTNRFSGYVQLGTHKTWSNADVYYNVGVRSHHWTVSGTGVEKVSQTVFSPRAQFAIKPNWDKDMLFRLSTGIYHQPPFYRELRDNTGTIQPNVKAQKAFHFVAGNEYSFLLWDRPFTLISEAYYKKLENVNSYTLEDVRIRYAANNDTEAYVYGAEIRLNGAFVPGTESWVSLGYLKTEENRNNRGYIPRPTDQRVKFGILFQDYIPTIPDLKMYLNLVYQTGVPGGSPSYADPYIFQNRLRDYKRADLGISYIFANKNKQFPKTHWLRNFKELSLGFEIFNLFNNQNSITNTWVRDADSKNEYAVPNYLTSRVLNLKLGIRL, from the coding sequence TTGAAACTTTATAATGTTCTAAGCCTGATATTACTGCTGTGCAGCTCCATTGGTTTTGCTCAGAACGCTACTATTTCTGGTATAGTACTAGGTGCAAATAATGAACCGTTACCAAATGTCAATATATCCTGTAAGGGTTTGGGAACCACTACAAATTCTGACGGATTCTATATTCTAGAGATTACCTCAGATATAGAGAACACCATAGTTTTTTCTCATATTGCATACCTAGACGTCGTATTGGAAAAATTACTATTGAATACGAACGAGACCTTTGAATTCAATCCTGTTTTAAAAAATGATGTTACCCAAATAGACGGCGTAACCGTTTCTGCCACTGGGACCAAAGAAGCTAATAACATTCTGAATATTTCTCCAGAGAAAATTAGAAAAATACCAGGTGCAAATTCCGGGGTAGAGACCATATTAAAACTCTTACCAGGCGTATCTTCCAATAACGAATTAAGTACGCAATATGCGGTAAGAGGCGGTAATTACGATGAAAATTTAGTTTACGTTAACGAGATAGAAGTGTACAGACCCTTTTTAATTCGTTCTGCACAACAAGAAGGATTAAGCTTTGTAAACAGCGACCTAGTACAGAATGTGAAATTTTCAGCTGGTGGTTTTCAAGCAAAGTATGGTGATAAGCTAGCTTCCGTATTAGATATTAAATACAAGACCCCTACTCTATTTTCCCTTAGGGCAGATGTAAGTTTTCTTGGTGCAAGTGCAAGTTTAGAAACTGTTTCTAAAAATCAAAAATTGAGCTCAGTATCAGGTATAAGATATAGAAACAACTCTTTACTGGTTAATACCCAGCAGACACAAAGCAATTTCAATCCGGCATTTACAGATATTCAAAGTTATTTGACCTACCGTTTTTCACCTAAATTTCAGTTAAATTTTCTAGGTAACCTAACTGTCAACGATTACAAGAACGAACCTTTAAACAGACAAACTAATTTTGGAACCATAGATAATCCTCAGGCATTAGTGGTTTATTATCAAGGACAAGAGACAAATAAATATACCACCGCATTAGGAGCTTTAAAAGGCAGTTATTTTTTAAACGAGAATACTACATTAAAATTGATATCCTCCATTTATCATACTACAGAAGAAGAATATTCAGATGTTGTTGCAGCCTATGAGCTTGGTGATGTTGATAGTAATTTAGGTAGCGATACGGCTGGTGAGGTATTAACTTCTCGCGGTATAGGTTCTCAGTTCAACAGAACGAGAAACGATCTAGATGCCTTAATATTTAATCTAGAGCACAAAGGCTTACATACTATGGGTAATTCTATTTTGGAATGGGGAGCAAAATATACTCATGAAGATATACGCGATCAATTACGTGAATCTGAATTTATTGATTCTGCAGGATTTTCCATTAGACCACCTAGAAGTGAATTCATAAATAATCAACCTTCTGAACCATTTGATGCACCATTAGAAGCATATAGCGGATTAAGCGCTTTGAACTTTGTGAAGACAAATAGGTTTTCTGGCTACGTTCAATTGGGAACACATAAAACATGGAGCAATGCAGATGTGTATTACAATGTTGGTGTACGCTCTCATCATTGGACAGTTAGTGGAACCGGGGTTGAAAAAGTATCACAAACCGTTTTTAGTCCGCGTGCGCAATTTGCTATAAAACCCAACTGGGATAAAGATATGCTCTTTAGGTTATCTACAGGAATATATCACCAACCACCTTTCTACAGAGAATTACGAGACAACACTGGCACAATACAGCCAAATGTAAAAGCACAAAAAGCATTTCATTTCGTAGCAGGTAATGAGTACAGTTTTCTTCTTTGGGATAGACCTTTTACATTGATAAGCGAGGCATATTACAAAAAATTGGAAAATGTGAATTCGTATACTTTAGAAGATGTACGTATCAGATACGCAGCCAATAATGACACTGAAGCTTATGTTTATGGAGCTGAAATTAGATTAAACGGTGCCTTTGTACCAGGAACGGAGTCTTGGGTAAGTCTAGGTTATTTAAAAACCGAAGAGAATAGAAACAATAGAGGCTATATACCCAGACCTACAGATCAACGCGTAAAATTTGGCATTCTCTTTCAAGATTACATACCTACGATTCCAGATTTAAAAATGTATTTAAATTTGGTTTATCAAACAGGTGTTCCCGGTGGATCCCCTAGTTACGCCGACCCATATATTTTTCAGAATAGATTAAGAGATTATAAACGTGCAGATTTAGGAATTTCATATATTTTTGCAAATAAGAACAAACAATTTCCAAAAACACATTGGCTACGCAATTTTAAAGAATTGAGTTTAGGTTTTGAAATTTTCAATTTATTCAACAATCAAAATTCAATTACCAACACTTGGGTAAGAGATGCCGACAGTAAAAATGAATATGCTGTACCAAATTATCTTACTTCCAGGGTTTTAAACCTAAAATTGGGTATACGCCTTTAA
- a CDS encoding Smr/MutS family protein translates to MPHFNIGDTVETIDDVIKGVVESINGNNITMLSDDGFPLTFSAHELVLIADDIRVSNYEVAKIKKEKEIPKRKRTRVLKSKERTAPKMEVDLHINQLIKNPKSISKFDMLTLQLDTAKRQLDFAISKRIQKIVFIHGVGEGVLKEELGYLFRKYDNVKYYDADYQKYGLGATEVYIFQNF, encoded by the coding sequence ATGCCTCATTTTAATATTGGTGATACGGTAGAAACTATTGACGATGTCATAAAAGGCGTTGTGGAGTCTATTAATGGCAACAATATTACAATGCTAAGCGATGATGGGTTTCCGTTAACATTTAGCGCTCATGAATTGGTTTTGATAGCCGATGATATTCGCGTTTCTAATTATGAAGTCGCTAAAATTAAAAAGGAAAAGGAAATTCCTAAGCGTAAAAGGACGAGAGTTCTAAAGTCAAAGGAACGTACAGCTCCAAAAATGGAAGTTGACCTGCATATAAATCAACTTATCAAGAACCCTAAATCTATAAGTAAGTTTGATATGCTTACCCTACAGTTAGATACGGCCAAACGTCAACTAGATTTTGCTATCAGTAAAAGAATACAGAAAATTGTATTTATACATGGAGTAGGCGAGGGTGTTTTAAAAGAAGAATTGGGTTATTTATTCAGAAAGTATGACAATGTAAAGTATTACGATGCCGATTACCAAAAGTATGGGTTAGGTGCAACGGAAGTTTATATTTTTCAAAACTTCTAA
- a CDS encoding CCC motif membrane protein, which produces MEQQKLPNVTIALVLSIISFLCCCLSAGIGGIILSGIALILVNKDTKTYQENPQEYSNFSTLKTTKTVAIIGLVLGALSLIWTVYSIVSMGGWDAYIEQTSEIYEQLGIPME; this is translated from the coding sequence ATGGAACAACAAAAATTACCTAATGTAACCATTGCTCTAGTTTTGAGTATTATATCTTTCTTATGCTGCTGTTTAAGTGCTGGTATTGGAGGAATTATTTTGTCTGGTATTGCATTAATTTTAGTAAATAAAGACACTAAAACCTATCAAGAAAACCCTCAAGAATACTCAAACTTCAGTACTCTTAAAACAACTAAAACCGTTGCTATCATCGGGCTAGTATTAGGAGCTCTTTCTCTTATATGGACAGTATACTCAATAGTTTCTATGGGCGGCTGGGATGCATATATAGAGCAAACTTCTGAAATTTACGAACAACTTGGAATACCAATGGAATAA
- a CDS encoding CCC motif membrane protein, giving the protein MNNLEHQQIPGSSNALTFGILSIALTLFCCGPFGAIFSFIGLSNAKKAKSYFEANPGNYRGYENIKTGRILSYIGLALALIYLVFCILYFGLIIAFFATADFQ; this is encoded by the coding sequence ATGAACAATTTAGAACATCAACAAATACCAGGTTCCAGTAACGCTTTAACTTTTGGCATTTTATCTATTGCACTAACCCTTTTCTGTTGTGGTCCCTTTGGTGCTATATTCAGTTTTATTGGTTTAAGCAATGCTAAAAAAGCTAAGAGTTATTTTGAAGCTAACCCTGGTAATTATAGAGGGTATGAAAATATTAAAACAGGAAGAATTCTTTCTTATATAGGACTAGCACTAGCTCTTATTTACCTAGTATTCTGTATTCTCTATTTCGGATTGATTATCGCTTTCTTTGCAACAGCTGATTTTCAATAA
- a CDS encoding DUF2752 domain-containing protein: MRIKALVIFLGLESFMLPCFTKQILGVDCPGCGLQRSLLFLLKGEFTSAFLMYPAIYPMLLLFGFLGLNKLYPFKHSNTITITLMVSTVGFILTNYILKFI, encoded by the coding sequence ATGCGTATTAAAGCATTAGTTATTTTTCTAGGACTTGAAAGTTTCATGCTACCCTGTTTCACAAAGCAAATATTAGGGGTTGATTGTCCTGGTTGTGGTTTACAACGATCGCTATTATTTTTACTTAAAGGGGAGTTTACATCTGCCTTTTTAATGTACCCAGCTATTTACCCTATGCTTTTACTTTTTGGCTTTTTAGGATTAAATAAATTATACCCTTTTAAACATTCAAATACAATTACAATTACGCTTATGGTAAGTACCGTAGGTTTTATATTAACCAATTATATTTTAAAATTTATCTAA
- a CDS encoding sensor histidine kinase has translation MVKPEIPNNEKQRLEALKSFNVLDTLEEKEYDAITRIAADICNTPMALVSLVDEDRQWFKSHHGIDATETPRDLAFCAHAINSPDSLLLVNDANKDERFFDNPLVTGGPSVQFYAGAPLNTKEGQSIGTLCVIDIKPRQEFTEKQQASLKDLADQVMAQLELRRQNIRQKIVNEELRIKNNQLKQLSYRMAHDMKTPLLGISSMVGFIKEDYSDFFKDTEIPKYLGIIDTRVDYMESLITGIINYNSITNAEINLEKFNVSKEIENVLSKQYDNESVSLQLENCDHDINHSLNSFDQIFRDLISNSIKFTDKSDIEITVSFNEDEKSYSFTYEDNGPGIPEKYWKKVFLLFEKLSTEGATDTGIGLTTIKELIEKLGGDITIGKRNDNKEGVHFNFTLSKNLN, from the coding sequence ATGGTCAAACCAGAAATACCGAATAACGAGAAACAAAGGTTAGAAGCCTTAAAAAGTTTTAATGTACTTGATACATTAGAAGAAAAGGAATATGACGCTATTACGCGTATAGCCGCAGATATTTGTAATACTCCAATGGCATTAGTTTCCCTTGTTGATGAAGACCGACAGTGGTTTAAATCTCACCACGGTATAGATGCCACAGAAACTCCTAGAGATTTAGCTTTTTGCGCACACGCCATTAATTCTCCAGATTCTTTATTATTGGTTAATGATGCCAATAAAGATGAACGATTTTTTGACAATCCTTTGGTTACAGGCGGTCCGTCAGTGCAATTTTATGCTGGCGCACCATTAAATACAAAAGAAGGTCAATCCATTGGCACCCTGTGTGTTATAGACATTAAACCAAGGCAGGAGTTTACAGAAAAACAACAAGCATCTTTAAAAGATCTAGCTGATCAAGTAATGGCTCAGTTAGAATTGAGAAGGCAAAATATACGGCAGAAGATTGTTAATGAAGAATTACGAATAAAGAACAATCAACTAAAACAATTATCATATCGAATGGCGCATGATATGAAAACACCATTATTGGGCATTAGCTCTATGGTTGGTTTTATTAAAGAAGATTATTCCGATTTTTTTAAAGATACCGAAATACCAAAATATCTAGGCATTATAGACACTAGAGTTGATTACATGGAATCTTTAATCACTGGTATTATCAATTACAACTCAATAACCAATGCCGAGATAAATCTTGAAAAATTTAATGTATCAAAAGAAATAGAAAATGTACTTAGCAAACAATATGATAATGAATCTGTTTCTTTACAATTAGAAAATTGCGATCACGACATTAATCATTCTTTAAATAGCTTTGACCAAATTTTTAGAGATTTAATATCTAACAGTATTAAATTTACCGATAAGTCTGATATTGAAATTACGGTTTCTTTTAACGAAGATGAAAAATCATATTCTTTCACTTATGAGGATAATGGTCCTGGCATACCAGAGAAATACTGGAAAAAGGTTTTCTTATTATTCGAAAAACTTAGTACGGAAGGTGCTACCGATACCGGTATTGGACTAACCACCATTAAAGAACTTATAGAAAAACTAGGCGGAGATATCACTATAGGCAAACGTAATGACAATAAAGAGGGAGTGCATTTCAATTTTACACTTTCCAAGAACCTTAATTAA
- a CDS encoding cell division protein ZapA, whose amino-acid sequence MSEKLKIKLSIADRVYPLTIDPAQEEGLRKAAKNIEQLAKKFEQNYAVRDKQDVLAMCALQFASKIEQNGIEQTEGTKEAEERLQALEHLVTSKLALK is encoded by the coding sequence ATGTCAGAAAAGCTCAAAATAAAACTTTCTATTGCTGATAGGGTCTATCCATTGACTATTGACCCCGCTCAGGAAGAAGGCTTGCGTAAAGCAGCTAAGAATATAGAACAGTTGGCTAAAAAATTTGAGCAGAACTATGCAGTTAGAGACAAACAAGATGTTTTGGCCATGTGCGCCTTGCAATTTGCGTCTAAGATTGAACAGAATGGCATAGAGCAAACAGAAGGAACCAAAGAAGCTGAAGAGCGCTTACAAGCACTTGAGCATTTGGTAACATCTAAATTGGCTTTGAAATAA